GGTTCTTGCCAATTATGAGTTATATGGGCAAGACTCTTTCCAAGCATATCAAACCATTGCCGTCATCGCTCAAGTAGGGGCTGTTCTCGGTGTTATCATTAAAGCAAAAAGTCAAGAAACACGAAAGATCGGTGTTTCAGCCGGGGTAACAGGAATGTTTGGTATTACTGAGCCCGCTATTTACGGGATCACCTTAAGGTTTAAAAAGCCGTTTATTTTTGGATGTATTTCCGGTGCAATCGGGGCGATCGTCGCTAGTTTCTTCAAACCTTATTATTTCGCTTACGCCGGACTCCCAGGACCATTAACAATCGTGAATGGGATAGACCCAGACTATCCAACGTCCATTTGGGGAATTTTAATCGGAGTAGCTATCGCCATTATTCTCCCTGTCGTTTTAATCCAAATTTTTGGATACGGAGAAGACACGGCCAAGCAAGCTGTGAGTAACAGCTTAGTGAATGAACAAGGACAAAGTGGCAAAGGGTTAACTACTGATGCTATATCTAATGAAGAAAGAATCTCTTCCCCGCTTAACGGCACTGTCTTCCCTCTGTCAGATGTTCGAGACGAGGTGTTTAGTTCCGGTGCTATGGGAAAAGGCTTAGCAATAGAGCCATCTGACAACACATTATATGCCCCATTTGACGGAACCGTTGTGATGCTCGCTCCGACTAAACACGCCGTTGGCTTGCGATCCGATTCTGGTGTCGAATTACTCGTGCATATCGGATTGGATACTGTGACATTAGACGGCAGCCCCTTTACGCTAAAAATTAAAGAAGGGGATGAGATTAAAAAAGGCGATACCATTCTTACCTTTGATAAAAAAGCGATTCACCAGCAAGGTTTAGAAACGATAACACCGATTATTATTACGAATAACAATGCTTATGAAGACATTCTTATTGAAGAACTTCAAGATGCAACGTTAAACGACACATTATTTACTGTGATTAAATAGGAGGAATTAATAATGGGAAAGCTTCCGAAAGATTTTTTATGGGGTGGCGCATTAGCTGCCCACCAATTTGAAGGTGGTTGGGATCAAGCCGGAAAAGGACCGAGCGTCGTCGATGTTATGACAGCTGGAGCCCATGGGGTACCAAGAAAAATCACTGACACAATTGAACAAAATGAATTTTACCCTAACCACGAAGCAATTGACTTTTATTCTAACTACAAAGAGGATATCGCTTTATTTGGCGAAATGGGGTTGAAATGCTTAAGAACGTCTATCGGGTGGAGCCGAATTTTTCCTAAAGGTGACGAAACAGAACCAAATGAAGCAGGCTTACAATTTTATGATGACGTATTTGATGAATTAATTAAACATGGTATTGAGCCTGTTATTACGTTGTCTCACTTTGAAATGCCGCTGCACTTAGCTCGTGAATATGGCGGATTTCGTAATCGTAAAATGGTTGACTTCTTCGTGAAATTTGCTGAAGTGTGCTTCAAGCGTTATAAAGATAAAGTCACGTACTGGATGACATTTAATGAAATTAACAACAAGATGGACGTAAATAACCCACTATTTTTATGGACAAATTCAGGTGTGATGGTTGAGGAGGATGAAAATGCTAAAGAGGTGATGTATCAAGCCGGGCACCATGAATTACTGGCAAGTGCCCTAGCTGTCGCAAAAGGAAAAGAGATTAACCCTAACTTTAAAATCGGGGCAATGGTATCGCACGTCCCTATTTACCCTTATTCATCCAATCCAGATGATGTGATGCTAGCTGAGGAAATGATGAGACAGCGCTACTTCTTCCCAGATGTTCACGTGCGTGGTTACTATCCAAATTACGCCTTAAAGGAATTTGAACGGGAAGGTTTAAATATCGTGTTCGAGGACGGAGACGATGAGATTCTTCAGAATGGTACTGTTGATTATTTAGGGTTCAGTTATTACATGTCTACGACGGTGAAAAGCGATGTGATGAATGATAATACGGGTGATATCGTAAATGGCGGCCTACCTAATAGTGTGGACAACCCGTATATTAAAGCCAGTGATTGGGGCTGGGCAATCGACCCTACCGGTTTAAGGTATGTGTTAAATCGGTTGTATGATCGCTATCAACTTCCTTTGTTTATCGTTGAAAACGGCTTTGGCGCAGTTGATACCGTCGAGGAAGACGGATCAATCCATGACCCAGAACGGATTGATTATTTGCGCTCCCATATTCAAGCTTTAGAAAAAGCTGTCACGTATGATGGCGTGGACCTTATCGGCTACACACCTTGGGGCATTATCGATATCGTCTCCTTTACAACAGGCGAAATGAAAAAACGATACGGTATGATCTACGTTGATAGAGATAATAAAGGACATGGCTCCATGAAACGTATGAAAAAAGACTCGTTCAACTGGTACAAAACAGTTATCGAAACGAACGGAGACAAATTGTAAATATAAGTCACTAGGATAGGGCTGTCACCAAACATGTGAGTTTAGGTGCCAGCCCTTTTATTTGGTTGATTGGACAAGCTCTTATTTCATATCAAGTGAGCTGTTAAATGGATTACCCGATTACAAATGTTACTCCCAACCTAATTAGGAAATGCCGCTTCTTTGGTTGATGATTCTAACGATTTCAAACACATGACAGATTGATGTAAAAATAGCACCTAGTTCCCGATTCGGGAAGGTCATACTAATGACTATTTTAGGCAACCATTCTACGCCAACTCAATACAAATCGATTGTGTAAAACTAGCGTACTGCTCCGTTCTAAGCACGTATTTTTTTCTTTCAAACGCTATTACATCCTCCATTATTGAACGTTGGACAATCCTTTCGCTCAATCCTTCCCCTATTGCTTTGCCAAAAGCCTCTTTACGTGTCCACAACCACAGCCAGCGGTCTATTTTGTTACCAGAGCCTTTAGACATATATCTCATTTCTTCCGGGTGGAAAAACATCGGATGGCTATTTAGAGTCCGATGGCATTCGACATCTACACCAATTGAACCGTTAGCACGTACTCCAATTAAATAACGATCTTTGGAATGTGAAACATTAAATTGATAAGGACACTCTTCATTTATATAGGGTTTCCCATAAGTCCCATAAGCAAGAGGGATATTTTGGGGCGCTCTATTTAAAAGAGGCGACAGGACACTACGAAGATAACCACGTATAAGTAAGAATGTCTCTCTTTTCTGCTTCCTTTTGATCTTCCTTGCCCGTTCTTGTTCATCACTCGTGATAAAAGATAATAACTCTTGCTTTCGCCTCTCCAACGACGTGACTGTTCCTGCAAATACTCTAGGCTTTTGATAACATTTAGCGGGGCTTAATCGATACATATTTCTTTTTTTTCGAAACTAAAGAGAGAGACATAAATAGAAAACTAACAGAAAGAAAAGCGAATCTTCTCATGGTTATACCTCCATTGTCTCATTTTCTACAATCCCATATTGTAGTCTTCTCATCACTTTATTTTTAAATGGTGCCTTGTCTAACAACTTCATCTTGACCTTACGAATTGTACATTGAAATGGAGATGATGCGGCTAAATTTTGCTCTTGCCGAGATTGAAAACTAGCGACAAACGATACTTGTTTTTTACGTTTTTCAATAAAATCTGTAAATAAATCAGCTGGAAGAGCCCCTGAGTGTTCTTTTAATCCATTTGTCACATAAGGAAGTAATTTAAAGGCATCCTGCATAGCAATGTTCACTCCCTGTCCCAATATTGGAGACATTGTGTGCGCTGAATCACCAATTAAGATGAGTCCATCATTAGCCCAATTATCTAAGTGGGCCGTAAAAATCTTCAATAAAGTGGTATCCTCCCAAGACTTAATAGTTTCGCTCATAGGTTTCCGTAGCCTAGGCTCTATAGTACATACTTTATCAATAAAACTGGAGATGCCTTTCTGTTTAATCTCTCGGTTTCCTCCTAAGGAGATATATGTGCCCACTCGTAAATAGTCTGGATACGTGGGGAGAATAATAACATGGTCATGTTTATACACTTTAATAAGGTTCCCTTCCTCCCAATCAATGGGTTTAGGGACTTTGAACCAGATCAAATCTCGATCAAATTCTTTTTTATGGACTTGAAAATTTCCAAGCGTCTGTAACCGGCTATATCGTCCTTCAGCACCAATGACGAGTTTACTTCTAAGTTCAAAATCTTGCTCACTTTCCTTATAACGCACCCCCACCACCTTTTCGCCATCTTTAATTAAATCCGTGCACGTAGCTCCTTCAATGTAACTGAAGTTTGGATAGGTAAGTGCCTTTTCTTTCAATGCTTCTAATACCACAGGTTGTGGCATATCAATACCGAATTTTTGAGGATGATCTAATTCATCAAAATTGACACTAAATAACTTTTCTTCTCTATCGTACATTTTAATCTTACGGACCTTAATAAATCCGTGCTTTTCCAACACTGGGAAAACCCCTAATTTCTTTAGAAGATAAACCGATCCTGGAGCAATCGTTTCACCACGGAAATCTCGGCTAAGGTCTTTATTTTTTTCAAGAACCGCCACATTCACCTTCTCCTGTGCAAGTAGAAGACCCATTAACATTCCCGCTGGTCCGCCTCCAACAATGACCACTTCTTTGTTCATGACGATTCCTGCCCTTCTTTATTAAGATAAAAGACTAACTGTCCCTTCGCAATTTTCTTTCGATTGTCCACTCGTTTAATCGTCGCTTGCGCTGTATAATAAGCACCTATCTGTTCAACAATTTTTACTTTTGCCTCCAGCTCACACCCTGCTTCGGCAACAGAATAAAACGTAAAATCTTTTGTTTTCACAAGATATCCCATGAGTGGCTCAGTAGCATTTTTTTGAATCATCGTTAATAGCAAGCTGGCTTGCGCTGCAAATTCAATAATGAGGACACCTGGCATAATAGGTTGTTCAGGAAAGTGACCTGGAAAGAATGGTTCGTTATGAGATAAATATTTACTGCACGTTATTGTCTCCCCATCAAAGTCTACAACCCTATCTACAAATAAAAATGGAGGGGTTTGCAATAGCATTTTTCTCGGTTGAAGCTTCGTCACATCGATCTTTTCTTTTAACGTTAACATGTCACACTCTCCTTTATTGTAGCTTCAATAACCGACGTTTTATTTCTTCTTCTTTGAATAAGTGCACAAGTTCTTCTGTCTCACTATCAAGCTGGTTTTTTAGTTCTGAGGCAGCATATCTTTTTAAGAGTTTTTTAGTTGCGGTGATCGCTGGCAAGTACCCTTCCTCCACTTTAGAAAGATAGGCGTTTAAACGATCTTGCAACTCTTGCTTGTTTTCACATACTTCCTGCAATAACCCTAGTTCAAGGGCTTCTTCAGCTGTAAAAATAGTTCCTTGGATAAGCATCTCAAAGGTATTTTCATAGCCTATAATACTTGGAAGTAAGTAACTGGCACCTAGATCGGGAGAGATTCCCATTTGATGAAAATTTTCTAGAAATTTAGCACGCTTTAAAGCAAGGCGCTTGTCACACGCAAGCATAATATTAAACCCACCGCCGTAAGCGTAGCCGTTAAATAAAGCAATGGTCACCTTCGGGGAGGTGAAAATTTCAAGCACGCAGTTGTTAAAGATCTGAAGGACATGTCTTAGAACCTCCTCTCCATCATGACCGACACATGTTAATAAATCCTCTGGACGTGGCCCACTGCTGAAATAAGCGCGATGTTTACTCCCGAATACAATTGAATAAATGTTCTTGCTCTCATTCCCCATCCTGATAGCTTCAAGTAATGCACTTCCAAGAGATGCATCAAATGCATTTTTCTTTTCAGGATAATCAAGCGTGACATAGAGAACATGGTTCTTTATTTCTGTTTGAACATAACTCATCAGCTATACCAACACACTTTCTTTTTCAATTTTTTTCCACAATTTATAGCCTGAAAGTATAACTGAGACGACCCCCCCGCCTGGATCAGTCCATTGACCAGAAATATAAAGCCCTTTAATCGGTGTTTCTTGCTGGGGGCGACCTGTCATTTGCTGCTTATTTTGCTCCCATCCATAAATGGCACCAAAGCTATTATTTGTATAACGCTCCATCGTTTGAGGTGTACCCGATTCCACATGAACAAGATGATTACGAAGATTCGGAATGGCTAGCTCAGCCATTGAAATCAATTGGTCTTGGTAGGCCTCCTTTTCCTCTTTCCAATCAGATCCAATATCATATGGCACTAGAGTTGTCAGAACAGCTGTATGTTGTCCTTCCGGTGCTAAACTCCGATCCGCCAGAGTAGGTGTGGAAATGGCTAAACCACTAAGGCCTTTTGCCCCTAACTCTTTCAATGCTTGGTGCTTTTCCATAAACGTGTCATAGCTGTAATCTTTGTAAATGAACGTCTCATGAGATAAGCCTTCCTTTTCAAGTGGATGATCGACCCCTAAGAAGACTTCAAAAGCAGAAATTGACGGCTTCAACTTGCTAATTCGTTTCTTATACCGTGTAGGAAAATGTTCTTCTCCCACAAGGGTTTGTATCATCTTTAAAAAGTCTCCATTACAAATAATTTTTGGTGCTTCCACGTATTCACCTGTTTGAAGGCGAACACCTTTCACCTGTTTATCTTCTACTTCCACACGCTCAACTTCATTCCTTAGACAAACTTCCCCTCCCAATGCCTTAATACGTTTTACAAATGCATCGGCAAGCGTTTGAAAACTCCCTTCAGCATAGTAAATATCTTCTTTAAAATAGCTCATGATGGCATAGGCAAAAAACATGGCACTTCCTTGCGTAGGTGGGGTACCGTAATACGCCCACAAAGCAGAGAATGAATAAATAGCTTGCGGATCTTGTAAAAAAGATGAGGTTAAGTCATGAAAGCTCTTGTCGCGATATTTCAACATGATAGGATTAGATAACACTTTCAATGGATCACCAGAGTGGAGAAGCTTTAATGTCACATCATAGAGCTTTTCCATCTCACTAACTAACTCTTTTATGTTGTTAGTTTCATGTGGGAACTCTTGGCAATAAGAATGAATAAGTCCTTCTTTAGTTCGACTAACTGTCATCTTTCGGTCGGGATAATAAGCTGTATAAATGTCATCCAATCGAAGGAAATTCACGTCATTTTCCACCCCAGCTGCTTGCAATAGGTCTTCTAACAATCCACCATCTTTCGCACCAGCTGCAATGCGTACAGCCGAATCAAAGGTAAACTTTCCTCTACGAAAAGAATGTGCGTATCCTCCTGCTCGGTAATGACGTTCAAGTACAAGGACCGAGTAGCCCTCTTGTGCTAGATATGCAGCTGCACTAAGTCCCCCCATACCTGCTCCGATAACAACTACATCGTAGCTTGATTTTTTAGGCCTTCTTGCCATGCCTCTCCCTCCCATTCCTCTATCAATGTTTTAATATGATGTAAAAAGTCAGCTGCCAAAGCCCCATCAATGGCTCGATGGTCAAAAGTCATACTAAGAGGCACCATTGATTTAATGACAATATCGTCCTCAACAACAACAGGACAACGGCGAATAGCACCTATTCCGAAACAAGTTGTACTCGTAGTCATAGGAAAAAATGAGTTGATTGGAACATGTCCAAGCGACGTCACAGTAAAGCTCCCTTGGGTTTGCTGCCATGTTTCTGGCTTCTTCATCACTTTCTTAAAAATTTTTCGCCCTAACCACGTTGGGAGCTGCTGAAGCTTTCGGATAGCTGTGAATTGTTCACCTGTCTCAAATGAAACTCCCTTTAGCTCATTTATCTCCTCCTGAATGACTGAAAGGGATTTTTTATTTAAGTTTTGTATCACGTGTGAGGTGACGATTCGTTCCCCTCTAGCTAGAGTATCCATGGTCACTTTGCCATCAATTGAAGAGAACTGCCAACGTTTCAGATGCCGCTTTCCTTGAACTGAGCAATTAACTTCTGGATACGCTTCAATAGCTCGGGAAATGGCATAAAGGAAAAAGCTCACATAGCTTATGTTCTCTGAACGTTGCTTAAATGTCGTCTTCGCATCCAATAGTGTAGAGGCGTCAATTTCTGTACTTAAGTAGATTGCCTGACTTTCATTTGCTTTCTCAAGAAAGTGAACAGTATGCCGCCTTACCGGTGGTAATGGCTCAACTTTAATTGTCATTTTCTCGATGCCTCCACTAATTCAACAATTTCGCGAACTGTTGAAATAGCCATAAACTTATCCAAGTCAAGTTTGACATGACACTCAGCTTCAATATTTGTGAAAAGTCTCAAGGAATTGACTGAATCCCATTCAGAATCTTCCTCTTTTGAAAAATCCAATGTCACGTCAGCTTCCTCGAGCTCCATCACATCTTGAAAAATGTCTAAAACTGTTTTCTCAACTGTCGTCAGCATTACGCTTTCATCCTTTCGCTAGTTAGTTGCTGCTTAATCCACGGTACTTTTGGAAGAGAGCAACTGCATGAAGATAGCCAGTCATCTCCTTCTGCTTTAAAGCCATGTTCTTCATAAAAAGCAGCCACAAATCTATTTTTCGCTGTCTGTCGATATGTGCCTGAAATAGTTTGTACTCCTTTGGATCGTGCTTCCTCGAATAATAAATGAAGGGCTTCTGTTTCCACTTGGCGTTTAAAAACTCGGCAACTCATGACAGCATTCCTAATACGCCATGTCTTTCCTTCCTCAGAAACATGAAAGTAGCCCACCAATCCGTTGTCACCAAAACGATCCTCCAAACCAAACGTATAAATGGATTCAGCTACATTCTCGTCCATTGTCCTTGTCACATCTGCTTCTGTTAAACGTTCAGTCGTCAAATTAAATTGATTTGTACGTTGAGAAAGCTGAGTAACTCTTGAAATTTGGTGTTTCTCCAATTTGGTCCATTTAATAACCATTTGTAATTGTTTGAGATAATCTTCAAGCGATGTAGACGATTCTTTAAGTTTTTCGTGCTGGACTAATTGTTTATATTTTTGCGATCGCTCTCGATCCTCATTTGTTAAGCCTAGTGTATTAAACCACCCATTCTCCAATAGATCCATTGAGTAACGACTCGGATCTTTTCCGATTGGTATCACCGTCACATCCGGAATTTCTTCTGTCATCAGCTGTCTCTCAAATGGATTGTCATCTATAAATAGAAAGGAATCTAAACCTAAGTTAAGCTGAGTCGCCATCTTACGGAGACTATCTGTTTTTGGCTCCCAATGACAAAAAATTTGTGTGAACGCCTCCTCCTTTAAAACCATGTGTTCATTTTCTTCAAAAACAGCCTTTACATTTTCCCAGTCATTTTTACTAGCAATCGTCAATAGAACACCTTGCTCATGTAGACGACGAATAACTTTTTGAAATGATTTATATTGGTTACCAGGGAAAGCATCAGACAGTGCGATTCCCTTCACACCATCATCTCCAATAATGCCTCCCCAAATGGTGTGATCTAAATCAAGAGCCAATACTTTTTTCGTCAGCCCTTTTTTAGCCGCTACAATAGCGACGACTTCAGAAGAAAGACCATGCCATGCTTCCACACTGTAACTCATGGATCCAAAGTACTTTAATCTATCATCTCTTATTTGACTTGCCCCTTGTGTCAACACATCAAAATCAAGAGTAATGATGTTGGGTATGTTAGTGTGCAACTCAAGCAATTGAACGTTAAATTTTCTCCATAGAGAGGATACACGTTGCTTTTCGCGATAGCCTAAAATCGCTTTTAAGTCAGCCAGTGGTAGAGGAATTGTATGAAGAACGATCGTGCCATGATGTCGGGAAGCAAAAGAGCTAACAACATGAGTGATGTCATGAATTGCCGCCTCTAAAGCCTTTGCAATCGTATTGACTGACCACTCATTAGTCTGGATATGTTGATAGATGACAGACTCGTCGAGCGAGCAGACTGTGACATCACCTTCAAAAGCATCGAGCTCACTATCTGATTGGAGCATCTGAACCGCCCATTGATTAAAGCCTGTGGTCAACACCTTTAAATTTATTTGCCTTTTAGCAGCATCAAATCTAAGGGCATCTTCCAATCCATCGGTTGTATGATTTCCTACAATCGCTATTTTTGCATGAGTTCTCCCACCTTCCCACTTACGCAATAGTTTTCCTATTTTGTTCTGTTGAACTGGACTTTCTATGTCAAAAAGAAGTTGTGTAAACTTATGGCTCATATCAGAGTCATTTTGATGAATACATGATTTAATCTGGTTTAGGCGTTCACGCTCATTCATTGGTCGCACCCTCTTTGTATTCCAGTGTGATGCCCGTTTTTATCCATTTGGAAGATTCAATGGCAACCCCTACGACTTTATTACTCGGTTTAAGTCTTCCATGAAGTTTTTTTAATTGTAAGTATGGAAGGGCATTTCCGTTGTTCCCTGTCTCTTGTACACAATTTATCGTGGAATCTAGAGAAAGCCCTAAAGAGTCGATAATCGTTTTTGTCATGTTCCATCCCAGCTGGGGAGGAAGAAAGTAAGTTACCTCTTCTTTCTTCCAATTTCTTTCTTCAAGTAATGTGGTGAGTACCTGATCCGTCATAATTGGGACTCGTTTTTCAATCGCTTTGTAATCTTCTTTTGCTGATTGATATTGCTTACGAATCTCCCGCTTACTTAGTTCTTGAATATTCTCTGGCACGGTACCAAACCAATTCATCACCTGCCCCGCTTCTTCCCCAAGCCCTTCGAAACGATTTTCAAGAGAGGTAATTTCTAACCCGTCGCAATTTTTAGTTGTTAATAGGAGAGCTCCTGCTCCATCTCCAAATAAGGCATAGTTAATTAATTCAGATGACCTTAGCTTTGTAAAATCACGTGTTAAATCCATGTATTTGTTGCACACATCTCCGCCGATGACAAGCGCATAACGCCGTTCACCAACAAGAAGGTGACGTGCCACATCTAATGCTTGAAGAGCTCCTGAACATCCCGCCTGAATTTGATACGTTTGTATATGATGTAATCCTAGACGGTCAGCCACTAGATTCACTGTTGCAGGCATTAAATGATCTGGTGTGGCAGTAGATAGAACGATCACATCAATCTCTTGGGGGTTGATGCCAGTTTGCTCAATCGCTCCTTCAGCAGCTGCAGTACATAAATCTGTCAGGCTATACTCTATTGTTCGTTTGGTAAAATCTACAGCAAAATGTCTAGTGTCATTGCCAATCATCTTATCAATCCACTCTTTTCGAATGGATAACACGTCTTCCATTTGATCATTTGTAATAGGTTTTCCTGGTAAACATTCGCCATACCCGATGATTCTAGGAGCGACCGCTACTCTAGATTCCTGTTTCGATTCCTGCACCAACATGAAGATTTTCCCCCCCTATTAAATTTGCAGATGGATGTATGAGTAATTCTATGGATTTAACATACTCATCAATATCAGGAAGCTTCGGTTTAAGACTGAATATTTCGACTTTTTTCTTCCTAGCCTTCTTTTCCTGACGATCGAACCCATCATTATAATAGCCAAACGTTATGGCATTGACGTTTAATTTAAACGGCCCAAGCTCTCTAGACATACATTTCATCAAGGATAGTTTTGCTTGATTTAAAACGGGAGAGCTCACATATTCTGCATAATACAGTGGGTCATAGAACAAAGGGAAAATAATATGACCTTTTTTCGGTTTAATCATTTGACGCACAACTACTTTATTTAAAAGAAAAATACGATGCAGATAATGCCTTATGTGTTCCTCAAACTCCAAAGGATTTTCTTCCAACTGTTTCGCTTCATCTATCATTTCATTTCCATGGATAAGGACATCTATCCCACTATCTCCAAAGGCTTCAACAATATTCGTATCTAATACGTCTTCTTCAAATTTGTCACAAAACACCGTTGCTTGAGCTGGTTGAGA
The genomic region above belongs to Bacillus sp. A301a_S52 and contains:
- a CDS encoding PTS glucose transporter subunit IIA, whose translation is MAEKVRDYPKLAKDILEAVGGEENIIGVSRCATRLRLVLKRSQSKAKERVSAMPGVITVVENSGQFQVVIGQHVGDVYEAFTNLVNLDLSDSQSENKGTVLNRVIATMSAVFAPFVYVLAAAGILQGALILLNLLFDNFGTTGTYEVLSFISWAPFTFLPIFIAITASKHFKTNTYIAVACCAALVSPTWAEIAAQIADGNTITFLGIALSETVYTSSVLPPLFLVWILSYLEKFLNKNMNEIVRPLFVPFLCMLFMVPLTILLIGPVTTMGANGIANGYNFLADYAPALAGAIIGAFWQVLVIFGVHWGITPMVLANYELYGQDSFQAYQTIAVIAQVGAVLGVIIKAKSQETRKIGVSAGVTGMFGITEPAIYGITLRFKKPFIFGCISGAIGAIVASFFKPYYFAYAGLPGPLTIVNGIDPDYPTSIWGILIGVAIAIILPVVLIQIFGYGEDTAKQAVSNSLVNEQGQSGKGLTTDAISNEERISSPLNGTVFPLSDVRDEVFSSGAMGKGLAIEPSDNTLYAPFDGTVVMLAPTKHAVGLRSDSGVELLVHIGLDTVTLDGSPFTLKIKEGDEIKKGDTILTFDKKAIHQQGLETITPIIITNNNAYEDILIEELQDATLNDTLFTVIK
- a CDS encoding 6-phospho-beta-glucosidase; protein product: MGKLPKDFLWGGALAAHQFEGGWDQAGKGPSVVDVMTAGAHGVPRKITDTIEQNEFYPNHEAIDFYSNYKEDIALFGEMGLKCLRTSIGWSRIFPKGDETEPNEAGLQFYDDVFDELIKHGIEPVITLSHFEMPLHLAREYGGFRNRKMVDFFVKFAEVCFKRYKDKVTYWMTFNEINNKMDVNNPLFLWTNSGVMVEEDENAKEVMYQAGHHELLASALAVAKGKEINPNFKIGAMVSHVPIYPYSSNPDDVMLAEEMMRQRYFFPDVHVRGYYPNYALKEFEREGLNIVFEDGDDEILQNGTVDYLGFSYYMSTTVKSDVMNDNTGDIVNGGLPNSVDNPYIKASDWGWAIDPTGLRYVLNRLYDRYQLPLFIVENGFGAVDTVEEDGSIHDPERIDYLRSHIQALEKAVTYDGVDLIGYTPWGIIDIVSFTTGEMKKRYGMIYVDRDNKGHGSMKRMKKDSFNWYKTVIETNGDKL
- a CDS encoding 4'-phosphopantetheinyl transferase superfamily protein, yielding MERRKQELLSFITSDEQERARKIKRKQKRETFLLIRGYLRSVLSPLLNRAPQNIPLAYGTYGKPYINEECPYQFNVSHSKDRYLIGVRANGSIGVDVECHRTLNSHPMFFHPEEMRYMSKGSGNKIDRWLWLWTRKEAFGKAIGEGLSERIVQRSIMEDVIAFERKKYVLRTEQYASFTQSICIELA
- a CDS encoding FAD-dependent oxidoreductase, producing MNKEVVIVGGGPAGMLMGLLLAQEKVNVAVLEKNKDLSRDFRGETIAPGSVYLLKKLGVFPVLEKHGFIKVRKIKMYDREEKLFSVNFDELDHPQKFGIDMPQPVVLEALKEKALTYPNFSYIEGATCTDLIKDGEKVVGVRYKESEQDFELRSKLVIGAEGRYSRLQTLGNFQVHKKEFDRDLIWFKVPKPIDWEEGNLIKVYKHDHVIILPTYPDYLRVGTYISLGGNREIKQKGISSFIDKVCTIEPRLRKPMSETIKSWEDTTLLKIFTAHLDNWANDGLILIGDSAHTMSPILGQGVNIAMQDAFKLLPYVTNGLKEHSGALPADLFTDFIEKRKKQVSFVASFQSRQEQNLAASSPFQCTIRKVKMKLLDKAPFKNKVMRRLQYGIVENETMEV
- a CDS encoding beta-hydroxyacyl-ACP dehydratase — translated: MLTLKEKIDVTKLQPRKMLLQTPPFLFVDRVVDFDGETITCSKYLSHNEPFFPGHFPEQPIMPGVLIIEFAAQASLLLTMIQKNATEPLMGYLVKTKDFTFYSVAEAGCELEAKVKIVEQIGAYYTAQATIKRVDNRKKIAKGQLVFYLNKEGQESS
- a CDS encoding enoyl-CoA hydratase/isomerase family protein gives rise to the protein MSYVQTEIKNHVLYVTLDYPEKKNAFDASLGSALLEAIRMGNESKNIYSIVFGSKHRAYFSSGPRPEDLLTCVGHDGEEVLRHVLQIFNNCVLEIFTSPKVTIALFNGYAYGGGFNIMLACDKRLALKRAKFLENFHQMGISPDLGASYLLPSIIGYENTFEMLIQGTIFTAEEALELGLLQEVCENKQELQDRLNAYLSKVEEGYLPAITATKKLLKRYAASELKNQLDSETEELVHLFKEEEIKRRLLKLQ
- a CDS encoding NAD(P)/FAD-dependent oxidoreductase; its protein translation is MARRPKKSSYDVVVIGAGMGGLSAAAYLAQEGYSVLVLERHYRAGGYAHSFRRGKFTFDSAVRIAAGAKDGGLLEDLLQAAGVENDVNFLRLDDIYTAYYPDRKMTVSRTKEGLIHSYCQEFPHETNNIKELVSEMEKLYDVTLKLLHSGDPLKVLSNPIMLKYRDKSFHDLTSSFLQDPQAIYSFSALWAYYGTPPTQGSAMFFAYAIMSYFKEDIYYAEGSFQTLADAFVKRIKALGGEVCLRNEVERVEVEDKQVKGVRLQTGEYVEAPKIICNGDFLKMIQTLVGEEHFPTRYKKRISKLKPSISAFEVFLGVDHPLEKEGLSHETFIYKDYSYDTFMEKHQALKELGAKGLSGLAISTPTLADRSLAPEGQHTAVLTTLVPYDIGSDWKEEKEAYQDQLISMAELAIPNLRNHLVHVESGTPQTMERYTNNSFGAIYGWEQNKQQMTGRPQQETPIKGLYISGQWTDPGGGVVSVILSGYKLWKKIEKESVLV
- a CDS encoding 2-oxo acid dehydrogenase subunit E2, whose protein sequence is MTIKVEPLPPVRRHTVHFLEKANESQAIYLSTEIDASTLLDAKTTFKQRSENISYVSFFLYAISRAIEAYPEVNCSVQGKRHLKRWQFSSIDGKVTMDTLARGERIVTSHVIQNLNKKSLSVIQEEINELKGVSFETGEQFTAIRKLQQLPTWLGRKIFKKVMKKPETWQQTQGSFTVTSLGHVPINSFFPMTTSTTCFGIGAIRRCPVVVEDDIVIKSMVPLSMTFDHRAIDGALAADFLHHIKTLIEEWEGEAWQEGLKNQATM
- a CDS encoding acyl carrier protein, with the protein product MLTTVEKTVLDIFQDVMELEEADVTLDFSKEEDSEWDSVNSLRLFTNIEAECHVKLDLDKFMAISTVREIVELVEASRK
- a CDS encoding HAD-IIIC family phosphatase, giving the protein MNERERLNQIKSCIHQNDSDMSHKFTQLLFDIESPVQQNKIGKLLRKWEGGRTHAKIAIVGNHTTDGLEDALRFDAAKRQINLKVLTTGFNQWAVQMLQSDSELDAFEGDVTVCSLDESVIYQHIQTNEWSVNTIAKALEAAIHDITHVVSSFASRHHGTIVLHTIPLPLADLKAILGYREKQRVSSLWRKFNVQLLELHTNIPNIITLDFDVLTQGASQIRDDRLKYFGSMSYSVEAWHGLSSEVVAIVAAKKGLTKKVLALDLDHTIWGGIIGDDGVKGIALSDAFPGNQYKSFQKVIRRLHEQGVLLTIASKNDWENVKAVFEENEHMVLKEEAFTQIFCHWEPKTDSLRKMATQLNLGLDSFLFIDDNPFERQLMTEEIPDVTVIPIGKDPSRYSMDLLENGWFNTLGLTNEDRERSQKYKQLVQHEKLKESSTSLEDYLKQLQMVIKWTKLEKHQISRVTQLSQRTNQFNLTTERLTEADVTRTMDENVAESIYTFGLEDRFGDNGLVGYFHVSEEGKTWRIRNAVMSCRVFKRQVETEALHLLFEEARSKGVQTISGTYRQTAKNRFVAAFYEEHGFKAEGDDWLSSCSCSLPKVPWIKQQLTSERMKA